One Myxococcales bacterium genomic region harbors:
- a CDS encoding pseudouridylate synthase codes for MVDKPAGLLCHRSELAPDRDVVMIRVRDALGAYVYPVHRLDRGTSGALLFALSSEVAARLRTEFDEARVKKRYVAIARGVVPEAVRVDYAIPKAEGSKERVPAVTSVRRLAAGDHVSFVECLPETGRYHQIRRHLAHLRHPLALDSNYGTGWFNRHVRDTTGLTRLALHAAGLTFEHPVTGAPLSVEAPLPDDLRRAIEVLGLTGA; via the coding sequence GTGGTCGACAAGCCCGCGGGGCTCCTCTGCCATCGCTCCGAGCTCGCGCCGGACCGAGACGTCGTGATGATTCGTGTCCGCGACGCGCTCGGGGCGTACGTGTACCCGGTGCATAGGCTCGACCGCGGCACGAGCGGGGCGCTGCTCTTCGCGCTCTCGTCGGAGGTCGCAGCGCGGCTGCGCACGGAGTTCGACGAGGCGCGTGTGAAGAAGCGCTACGTCGCGATCGCGCGAGGTGTCGTTCCGGAGGCCGTGCGGGTCGACTACGCCATCCCCAAGGCCGAAGGCTCGAAGGAGCGTGTGCCCGCGGTCACGTCGGTGCGAAGGCTCGCGGCCGGGGATCACGTGAGCTTCGTCGAGTGCCTCCCGGAGACGGGGCGATACCACCAGATTCGGCGCCACCTCGCGCACCTTCGCCACCCGCTCGCGCTCGACTCGAACTACGGGACGGGCTGGTTCAATCGGCACGTGCGGGACACGACGGGGCTCACGCGGCTCGCGCTGCACGCCGCGGGGCTCACGTTCGAGCACCCGGTTACGGGGGCGCCGCTCTCCGTCGAGGCCCCGCTCCCCGACGATCTGCGTCGTGCGATCGAGGTGCTCGGGCTCACGGGCGCGTGA